One Desulfonatronovibrio hydrogenovorans DSM 9292 DNA segment encodes these proteins:
- the trkA gene encoding Trk system potassium transporter TrkA — translation MHIIIIGGGDVGRELAQNLSLKHQSIVVVDKNPEKVKSLSQDLDLLVIKGNGANLDILQKAKIKSADMLIAVTESDEVNIIACMIAKTFKVRHTVARVRNPESAGSIDVDTGGLSQAQVGIDMIISPEKTVAQEIAKIIHFPDAVELEYYAGGKVMLMAVNVAEKTEITNQPLQNLTLPRGCIVVGIKKPDGDFILPGGKDRISAGDKVYLIGSAEVMREASWFLHRRETRVNRVIILGGGMIGYYLAAILEGHKQHSFICKILEKDEDRVDHLNRTLSKTIVLQGDGTDLSYFNEEEIAEADVLVAATGDDRTNMVASVMGLKLGVHKVISEVTRVGYASTYNAVGITETINPHLITASRILKFTRWEEVLTLSLLKDEAAEIMELVLPDKAEVVGKKIAETGFPKGLLIGTIVRNQEVVIPSGDTRLEAGDHLIIFAMPNVCSGLDRFFACQDQKN, via the coding sequence ATGCACATAATCATCATCGGCGGAGGAGACGTGGGCAGAGAACTGGCCCAGAATCTGTCCCTCAAGCATCAGAGCATCGTGGTGGTGGACAAGAACCCTGAAAAGGTCAAGAGCTTGAGCCAGGACCTGGACCTTCTGGTGATCAAAGGCAACGGAGCCAACCTGGACATCCTGCAAAAGGCCAAAATAAAATCCGCAGACATGCTCATTGCCGTGACCGAATCCGATGAAGTAAACATAATCGCCTGCATGATCGCCAAGACCTTCAAGGTCAGACACACCGTGGCCAGGGTGCGCAACCCTGAAAGCGCAGGCAGCATCGACGTGGACACCGGAGGACTTAGCCAGGCCCAGGTGGGCATTGATATGATCATCAGCCCGGAAAAGACCGTGGCCCAGGAAATAGCCAAGATCATCCATTTTCCCGATGCTGTTGAACTGGAGTATTATGCCGGTGGCAAGGTCATGCTCATGGCGGTCAATGTGGCTGAAAAAACAGAGATCACCAACCAGCCCCTGCAGAATCTTACCCTGCCCAGGGGCTGTATCGTGGTTGGCATCAAGAAACCTGACGGTGATTTTATTCTCCCTGGAGGTAAAGACAGGATCAGTGCCGGAGACAAGGTTTACCTGATCGGCAGCGCCGAGGTCATGCGCGAGGCCAGCTGGTTTCTGCACCGCAGGGAGACCAGAGTCAACCGGGTCATCATTCTGGGCGGAGGCATGATCGGTTATTATCTGGCTGCCATTCTGGAAGGGCACAAGCAGCACTCCTTCATCTGCAAGATCCTGGAAAAGGATGAAGACCGAGTGGACCATCTCAACAGGACCTTGAGCAAGACCATTGTTCTTCAGGGAGACGGAACCGACCTTTCCTATTTCAATGAAGAGGAAATCGCAGAAGCTGATGTCCTGGTTGCCGCCACTGGAGATGACCGGACCAACATGGTTGCATCAGTCATGGGCCTGAAGCTGGGCGTGCACAAGGTTATCTCGGAAGTAACCAGGGTTGGTTATGCTTCGACTTATAATGCTGTTGGTATTACTGAAACCATAAATCCTCACTTGATCACGGCTTCACGGATCCTCAAATTCACCAGGTGGGAAGAAGTCCTGACCCTTTCCCTGCTCAAAGATGAGGCAGCTGAAATCATGGAACTGGTCCTGCCGGACAAGGCCGAGGTTGTGGGTAAAAAAATCGCTGAGACAGGCTTTCCCAAAGGTCTGCTCATCGGGACCATTGTCCGAAACCAGGAGGTTGTCATCCCCAGCGGTGACACCAGGCTTGAGGCTGGTGATCATCTGATCATCTTTGCCATGCCTAATGTCTGTTCCGGACTGGACCGCTTCTTTGCCTGCCAGGACCAGAAAAACTGA
- a CDS encoding sigma-54-dependent Fis family transcriptional regulator has protein sequence MKHLTESKLKVLYEISRIIGQALQLDRSLESILAVLADSLCMNRGTVTILDDETGLLNIRASHGLSGSERKKGIYRLGEGVTGRIFATGQPFIVPDISKEPLFLDKTGARSMEKDRVSFIGVPIVLQGVPVGVLTVDRLFEQEISFEEDIRFLTIVAALVAQFVSLNRQVRAREEDLRRENQSLKTKLSKSVQRFFIVGKSRAMTMVHQMIEKVAPTRATVLFLGESGTGKTLTARIIHELSERTNYPFIKVNCASLPENLLESELFGYEKGAFTGAVGSKPGRFEEAHKGTIFLDEIGEMPHGIQAKLLRFLQEREFERLGGTRTIRVDVRIIAATNKDLAGAVRQARFRDDLFYRLNVFPITVPALRDRKEDIPALLNHFLNNIAKEYGRRLYFTQACLDFMVNYEWPGNIREMENLVEQVSIMAEGNRIDLMDLPLYLMEGSRPSSGGPLENRTLEHVEKKEILSALERNSWIQSRAARDLGITQRQMGYKVLKFGLKEHIAEKKTLIREE, from the coding sequence ATGAAACACCTAACCGAGTCCAAGCTCAAGGTCCTTTATGAGATCAGCCGGATAATCGGTCAGGCATTGCAGCTGGACAGGTCTCTGGAAAGCATCCTGGCTGTCCTGGCTGATTCCTTGTGCATGAACAGGGGCACGGTGACCATTCTGGATGACGAGACCGGGCTTCTGAACATCAGGGCTTCCCACGGCCTGTCCGGAAGTGAAAGGAAAAAAGGGATATACCGCCTGGGTGAAGGGGTGACCGGAAGGATATTTGCAACTGGGCAGCCGTTTATTGTCCCGGACATTTCCAAGGAGCCCCTGTTTCTGGACAAGACCGGGGCCAGGAGCATGGAAAAGGACCGGGTGTCCTTTATTGGCGTACCCATAGTTCTTCAGGGGGTTCCAGTGGGGGTGCTCACTGTTGACCGGCTGTTTGAGCAGGAAATATCCTTTGAAGAGGACATCAGGTTCTTGACCATAGTGGCTGCCCTGGTGGCCCAGTTCGTCAGCCTTAACAGGCAGGTCCGGGCCAGGGAAGAGGATTTGCGCCGGGAAAATCAGAGCCTCAAGACAAAATTGTCGAAAAGTGTTCAGAGGTTCTTTATAGTAGGTAAGAGCCGGGCCATGACCATGGTTCATCAGATGATTGAAAAAGTTGCCCCAACAAGGGCTACAGTGCTTTTTCTGGGCGAATCAGGTACTGGCAAGACCCTGACCGCCAGGATTATCCATGAACTGAGTGAACGGACCAACTATCCTTTTATCAAGGTGAACTGTGCTTCCCTTCCGGAGAACCTGCTGGAGTCGGAGCTTTTCGGTTATGAAAAAGGAGCCTTTACCGGGGCTGTAGGTTCCAAGCCGGGACGGTTTGAAGAAGCCCATAAAGGAACCATTTTTCTGGATGAAATCGGGGAGATGCCCCACGGAATCCAGGCCAAGCTGCTGCGTTTCCTCCAGGAAAGAGAGTTTGAACGCCTGGGAGGAACCAGGACCATCCGGGTTGATGTCCGGATAATTGCGGCAACCAACAAGGACCTGGCCGGTGCGGTCAGACAGGCCAGGTTCAGGGATGATCTGTTTTACCGGCTGAATGTCTTCCCCATCACTGTTCCGGCCCTGAGGGATCGAAAAGAGGATATCCCGGCCCTGCTGAATCATTTTCTGAATAATATTGCCAAGGAATACGGCCGTCGGCTGTACTTCACTCAGGCCTGTCTGGATTTTATGGTCAACTATGAGTGGCCGGGCAACATCAGGGAGATGGAAAACCTTGTGGAGCAGGTTTCAATTATGGCGGAAGGCAACAGAATTGATCTGATGGATCTGCCTTTGTACCTGATGGAAGGATCAAGGCCCAGCTCCGGAGGTCCTTTGGAAAACCGGACCCTGGAGCATGTTGAAAAAAAAGAGATCCTTTCGGCTCTGGAACGCAACTCCTGGATTCAGTCCAGAGCTGCCAGAGATCTGGGAATCACCCAGCGCCAGATGGGTTACAAGGTGCTCAAGTTCGGGCTCAAAGAACATATTGCTGAAAAAAAGACCCTGATCAGGGAGGAGTAA
- a CDS encoding methyl-accepting chemotaxis protein yields the protein MKLQYALVLSQVAALLLLFGLSLTPEALVKTAGMTGLQWAMVAGCFAVGGLGFGCIAAQNKQLEKVRKYLRLISVDHARIPGLDRMERMNGLAPHFKEVIQKLESLHQQAEGAEVKAAFWQDTAGKSRDFQENYATQAEQARCRTIMSAVDTLKDSISGIIQESAQLGRAVTEADQGAREQQHCTDEAASAMEEMNASILESSRHAAQASEYSSQASSRAEAGSRIVLETIEAVSAVSEKSRDLSQSISRLGSQAEAIDRIIEVISDIADQTNLLALNAAIEAARAGEAGRGFAVVADEVRKLAEKTMQATRDVSTEIGSIQSLVNDSTTEAGETIRLVAESAALARQSGKSLEEIVTLSRESSSRSSSIAVAVEQQSKASDEIARTLSRVSSISSATHQNMSESVAGLAGLEEQVQKLTTLNRAFELIGQGQVQDLVRKLGTSELILSMDREKQEQALREVMAGFDCLELLYLTDAQGVQVISNISRPGEESEADHQVFGKDWSNRPWFVQAMQSELPHISQVYVSRASGRECITISGMIKDDQGHPILVLGADVRIDGSSEKQAEISFSGPGRQRSGPVRNRH from the coding sequence ATGAAGTTACAATATGCATTGGTCCTGTCCCAGGTGGCGGCTTTGCTGCTCTTGTTTGGATTATCCCTTACGCCTGAAGCACTGGTGAAGACTGCCGGGATGACAGGACTGCAATGGGCTATGGTTGCCGGCTGTTTTGCTGTAGGTGGGCTAGGTTTTGGCTGTATAGCAGCCCAGAATAAGCAGCTGGAGAAGGTCAGAAAGTATTTGAGGCTTATCAGCGTGGACCATGCCCGGATCCCGGGGCTGGACAGGATGGAAAGGATGAATGGTCTGGCACCCCACTTTAAGGAAGTAATCCAAAAGCTTGAAAGCCTTCATCAGCAGGCAGAGGGGGCAGAGGTCAAGGCTGCGTTCTGGCAGGACACGGCCGGCAAAAGTCGTGATTTTCAGGAAAACTACGCAACCCAGGCTGAGCAGGCCAGGTGCCGGACCATCATGTCAGCAGTGGACACCCTGAAGGATTCCATTTCCGGGATCATCCAGGAGTCGGCCCAGTTGGGCAGAGCTGTGACTGAGGCAGATCAGGGGGCCAGGGAACAGCAGCATTGTACTGATGAAGCAGCATCAGCCATGGAAGAGATGAATGCCTCCATCCTTGAATCCTCCAGACACGCAGCTCAGGCCTCAGAGTATTCTTCCCAGGCCAGCTCCAGGGCAGAAGCCGGTTCCAGAATCGTTCTGGAAACCATTGAGGCAGTGTCTGCAGTTTCAGAAAAGAGCAGGGACCTTTCCCAGTCCATATCCAGACTGGGCAGTCAGGCTGAGGCCATTGACAGGATAATCGAAGTCATCTCGGATATTGCTGACCAGACCAACCTCCTGGCTCTGAATGCGGCCATTGAAGCGGCCAGGGCCGGTGAAGCCGGACGGGGTTTTGCCGTGGTGGCTGATGAGGTCAGAAAACTGGCTGAAAAGACCATGCAGGCAACCCGGGATGTCAGTACGGAGATCGGTTCAATCCAGTCTCTGGTCAATGATTCCACCACAGAGGCCGGAGAGACCATCCGGCTGGTGGCTGAAAGCGCAGCCCTGGCCAGGCAGTCCGGAAAATCCCTGGAAGAAATCGTGACCCTGTCCAGGGAGTCTTCAAGCCGGAGCAGTTCCATAGCCGTGGCTGTTGAGCAGCAGTCCAAGGCCAGCGACGAGATTGCCAGGACCCTGAGCCGGGTCAGCTCTATTTCTTCTGCCACACATCAGAATATGTCCGAATCTGTGGCTGGGCTGGCAGGACTAGAAGAACAGGTCCAGAAGCTGACCACCCTGAACAGGGCCTTTGAACTCATTGGTCAGGGCCAGGTCCAGGACCTGGTTCGAAAGCTGGGGACATCGGAACTGATTCTGTCCATGGATCGGGAGAAACAGGAGCAGGCCCTGAGAGAGGTCATGGCCGGATTTGATTGCCTGGAATTGTTATATCTCACCGATGCCCAGGGGGTGCAGGTGATCAGCAATATATCCAGGCCTGGAGAAGAGTCTGAGGCTGACCATCAGGTTTTTGGTAAAGACTGGAGCAACAGGCCCTGGTTTGTGCAGGCAATGCAAAGCGAGCTGCCTCATATCTCCCAGGTCTATGTTTCCAGGGCCTCAGGCCGGGAATGCATAACAATCTCCGGGATGATCAAGGATGATCAAGGTCATCCCATCCTGGTCCTGGGCGCAGACGTGCGCATTGATGGAAGCTCAGAAAAACAGGCAGAGATCAGTTTTTCTGGTCCTGGCAGGCAAAGAAGCGGTCCAGTCCGGAACAGACATTAG
- a CDS encoding nitroreductase family protein yields MNVSQAIKARRSIRKYTDQEVTAGQIGEMLEAARLAPSGLNAQPWRFKVIQDQKEIAWISSEASKGQRWVGRAKAVFLCCVDLGRYMEDARASVRFLKDSGVLPPEMQAGIEEYVQKAAGAPPEVLRYAAATNCSIAITQMMLQAVELGLGTCWIGMFDEQSIKDRFSLPDQMAVVAMLAVGHPAEDPGPRPRKELEEIVLS; encoded by the coding sequence ATGAATGTATCCCAAGCCATTAAAGCCAGACGGAGCATAAGAAAGTATACTGACCAGGAGGTGACAGCCGGGCAGATAGGGGAAATGCTGGAAGCGGCCAGGCTGGCCCCGTCAGGGCTCAATGCCCAGCCCTGGAGGTTCAAAGTCATCCAGGATCAAAAGGAAATAGCCTGGATATCCAGTGAAGCTTCCAAGGGCCAGCGCTGGGTAGGTCGGGCCAAGGCTGTTTTTTTGTGCTGCGTTGACCTGGGCAGGTATATGGAGGATGCCAGGGCCAGTGTGCGTTTTTTAAAGGACAGCGGGGTATTGCCTCCTGAGATGCAGGCCGGCATCGAGGAGTATGTGCAGAAGGCAGCTGGTGCCCCTCCAGAAGTACTGCGCTATGCAGCTGCCACCAATTGTTCCATTGCCATCACCCAGATGATGCTCCAGGCTGTGGAACTGGGCCTGGGGACCTGCTGGATAGGCATGTTCGACGAGCAGAGCATTAAAGACAGATTCAGCCTGCCGGACCAGATGGCAGTAGTGGCCATGCTGGCTGTGGGCCATCCTGCTGAAGATCCGGGCCCGAGGCCCAGGAAGGAATTGGAGGAGATTGTTTTAAGCTGA
- a CDS encoding glycine betaine uptake BCCT transporter — MFKNRVFVISLAIVAAFVLAGVLDPAMLDRFSTALHSGIIAHFGWAYMLSGFFFLGFCVVLALSKYGDIKLGKDHEQPEYTYFGWFSMLFAAGMGIGLIFWGVAEPLSHFMDPPEYIDAQTGQAATFAMRYSFFHWGLHPWAIYIVMSLSIAYFSFRRGMPPLISSCFYPLLGNRIYGPFGHLIDILAVFATIFGIATSLGLGAMQINSGLEHLYGIPASDSATLVIILITTVLFMISAAVGLDKGIQTLSKTNIFLAFLLLLFMLGFGPTSYIFSVFTDTMGGYMGNILEMSLTVNPFLGYDWYKNWTLFYWAWWIAWSPFVGIFVARISRGRTIREFVSGALLVPTLLTFVWFSVFGGASLFLELEQGADIGLAVQEDVSTALFVVFDHFPGAMILSNVAILLLVVFFVTSADSATFVLGIMTSRGSPNPSLSKKLTWGITQSSVAAILLVSGGLAALQQMAIAAALPFTFVLLLMCYNLWKGLAAESGESLLKRY, encoded by the coding sequence GATTATTGCCCATTTTGGCTGGGCATACATGCTTTCAGGGTTCTTTTTCCTGGGTTTCTGCGTGGTTCTGGCCTTGAGTAAATACGGGGACATCAAGCTGGGCAAGGATCATGAGCAGCCCGAATACACTTATTTCGGCTGGTTCAGCATGCTTTTTGCCGCTGGCATGGGCATCGGCCTGATATTCTGGGGAGTGGCTGAGCCGTTAAGCCATTTCATGGACCCGCCTGAATATATTGATGCCCAGACCGGACAGGCAGCCACTTTTGCCATGCGCTACAGTTTTTTTCACTGGGGCCTGCATCCCTGGGCCATCTACATTGTCATGAGTCTGAGCATTGCCTATTTTTCCTTTCGCCGGGGCATGCCGCCCCTGATCAGTTCCTGCTTTTACCCCCTGCTTGGCAACCGAATTTATGGTCCCTTTGGCCATCTCATTGACATCCTGGCCGTGTTTGCCACTATTTTCGGCATAGCCACCTCCCTGGGCCTGGGGGCCATGCAGATCAATAGCGGACTTGAACATCTGTACGGGATTCCGGCATCAGATTCAGCCACCCTGGTTATTATCCTGATTACCACGGTTCTGTTCATGATTTCAGCGGCAGTAGGCCTGGACAAGGGAATCCAGACCCTGAGCAAGACGAATATCTTTCTGGCTTTTTTGCTTCTTCTGTTCATGCTGGGATTCGGGCCGACATCCTATATCTTCAGCGTGTTCACCGATACCATGGGCGGATACATGGGCAATATTCTGGAAATGAGTCTGACAGTGAACCCTTTTCTGGGATACGATTGGTATAAGAACTGGACTCTGTTCTACTGGGCATGGTGGATCGCCTGGTCCCCTTTTGTGGGCATTTTTGTGGCCAGGATTTCCAGGGGCAGGACCATCCGGGAGTTTGTCAGCGGGGCTCTTCTTGTTCCGACCTTGCTGACTTTTGTCTGGTTCAGCGTATTTGGGGGGGCTTCTCTTTTTCTGGAACTTGAGCAGGGCGCAGACATAGGTTTGGCGGTTCAGGAGGATGTCTCCACAGCCCTGTTCGTGGTTTTTGATCATTTTCCAGGGGCCATGATCCTGTCCAACGTGGCCATTCTGCTTCTGGTGGTATTTTTCGTGACTTCAGCTGACTCAGCTACTTTTGTGCTGGGGATAATGACCAGCAGGGGCTCACCCAACCCCAGTCTGTCCAAGAAGCTGACCTGGGGCATTACCCAGTCTTCTGTGGCAGCCATCCTTCTGGTTTCCGGCGGACTGGCAGCCCTGCAGCAGATGGCCATTGCTGCTGCCCTGCCCTTTACTTTCGTGCTCCTGCTCATGTGCTATAATCTGTGGAAAGGTCTGGCAGCCGAGTCCGGGGAAAGTCTGCTCAAAAGGTATTGA
- a CDS encoding methyl-accepting chemotaxis protein has product MKLSRVFIAIAAGICFLAMAVLILSINRIMEREITTQYEEKADMLLFSMKAVRSHIGSVVRPEATKLLDPDDFVVELQSTSYAANRVFDAMPDDRKYEIVFRTPSTKPMNPGNRATPVEEELIRILDGMHRSGDKDLEWRGIRSVDGVDHYIIAQGAVNRASCLPCHSQPEDAPLSMQQRYSFDYPPRLENRVETAEVVYIPMSSIYATIKNANQFLFVLGAVGLMTIILAVYLLFSKMISNPLGRLRSYTLAVEQGSLDTEIKGTFRGELASLKAAVQGMVQKLKEKIREAEDKSREAETESQRAMKAVEEAQESKRRAEQARVEGMNHAAGSVENIVDNLTGSLQELSSQVKHSASSAQSQNERVAESSTAMEQMNATVLEVSRNASNVAERADESREKALNGSEIVQQAVEAIMKVQKQADSLRTNLGGLGDEAEGISKIMNVIDDIADQTNLLALNAAIEAARAGEAGRGFAVVADEVRKLAEKTMNATKEVSEAISSIQAGTKSNIQAMEGAVLAVQEATDLARKSGQALEEIVTLVSAAADDVRSIATATEEQSASSDQINVSLEEISRLSSDTAEVMNRSEMAISQLLKQVHMLQELVREMKEEA; this is encoded by the coding sequence ATGAAACTTAGCAGGGTCTTTATAGCCATTGCCGCAGGGATATGCTTTTTGGCCATGGCAGTACTCATCCTGAGCATAAACAGGATAATGGAAAGAGAAATCACCACTCAATATGAAGAAAAGGCAGACATGCTTTTATTCAGCATGAAGGCTGTCCGCAGCCACATCGGCTCTGTAGTCCGCCCAGAGGCAACCAAATTGCTGGACCCTGACGACTTCGTGGTGGAACTCCAGTCAACCTCCTATGCTGCCAACCGGGTCTTTGACGCCATGCCTGATGATCGGAAATACGAGATCGTCTTCAGGACTCCGTCAACCAAGCCGATGAATCCGGGCAACAGGGCAACCCCGGTGGAGGAGGAACTGATCAGGATCTTGGATGGGATGCACAGAAGCGGTGACAAGGATCTGGAGTGGAGAGGAATCAGAAGCGTGGATGGTGTGGACCACTACATCATTGCCCAGGGAGCGGTGAACAGGGCCAGCTGCCTGCCCTGCCATTCCCAGCCCGAAGATGCCCCTCTGTCCATGCAGCAGAGATACTCTTTTGATTATCCTCCCAGGCTTGAAAACCGGGTTGAAACTGCTGAGGTGGTATACATTCCCATGTCCTCCATCTACGCCACCATCAAAAACGCCAACCAGTTTCTGTTTGTCCTGGGAGCTGTTGGGCTGATGACCATAATCCTGGCGGTTTATCTTCTGTTCTCCAAGATGATCAGCAACCCTCTGGGCCGGCTCAGGTCCTACACCCTGGCTGTTGAACAGGGCAGTCTGGACACGGAAATCAAGGGAACTTTCCGGGGTGAACTGGCTTCCCTCAAGGCCGCAGTCCAGGGTATGGTCCAGAAGCTCAAGGAAAAGATCAGGGAGGCTGAAGACAAGTCCAGGGAAGCTGAAACCGAATCTCAGCGAGCCATGAAGGCTGTTGAAGAGGCTCAGGAGTCCAAGCGCAGGGCTGAACAGGCCAGAGTTGAAGGTATGAACCATGCCGCAGGAAGTGTGGAAAATATTGTGGATAACCTGACCGGCTCCCTGCAGGAGCTATCTTCCCAGGTCAAGCATTCAGCCAGCAGCGCCCAGTCCCAGAATGAACGGGTGGCTGAAAGCTCAACTGCCATGGAACAGATGAACGCCACAGTTCTGGAGGTCTCCAGGAATGCATCCAACGTAGCTGAACGAGCTGACGAATCCAGAGAAAAGGCCCTGAACGGCTCAGAAATCGTACAACAGGCTGTAGAAGCCATTATGAAAGTCCAGAAACAGGCTGATTCCCTGCGCACCAACCTGGGAGGTCTGGGAGATGAAGCTGAGGGCATCAGCAAGATCATGAACGTCATTGACGATATTGCCGACCAGACCAATCTCCTGGCTCTGAATGCGGCCATTGAAGCGGCCAGAGCCGGTGAAGCCGGACGGGGTTTTGCCGTGGTGGCTGATGAAGTCAGAAAACTGGCTGAAAAGACCATGAACGCCACCAAGGAGGTCAGCGAAGCCATTTCCTCCATCCAGGCCGGGACCAAGTCCAATATCCAGGCCATGGAGGGTGCGGTGCTGGCGGTTCAAGAGGCAACCGACCTGGCCAGAAAATCCGGTCAGGCCCTGGAGGAGATCGTCACTCTGGTCAGTGCTGCAGCTGATGATGTCCGGTCCATTGCCACGGCCACTGAAGAGCAGTCCGCTTCCAGCGACCAGATCAACGTGAGCCTTGAAGAAATCAGCCGTCTTTCATCAGACACTGCCGAGGTCATGAACAGGTCGGAAATGGCCATCAGTCAGCTTCTCAAACAGGTACACATGCTTCAGGAACTTGTCCGGGAGATGAAAGAAGAAGCATAG